In Flavobacterium gelatinilyticum, a genomic segment contains:
- a CDS encoding DUF6929 family protein, producing MEKFTLEILFQIIGIGSASGLFFNNDSLYVIGDNSGFLYEYNIQNKQLNQHALIDNASQNIPKNLKPDFESLTHHNDTLYVFGSGSTEKRNKMIEFDLKSKTVLQKNNLTDLYAVMQNFSSIKPEDFNLEGAIFDGENWYLFNRGNGVSNKNTIFTLHAKSLGDEFALISVNYKLPKIKGVRSSFTDAVLVEDKIYFLSTAEDTKSTYDDGEILGSFIGRIDLKTMKIDFTQKITSTNKFEGLTFYKKENNKIEFLLCEDNDTEVLETKIYKLTLPLK from the coding sequence ATGGAAAAATTTACATTAGAAATATTATTTCAAATCATTGGGATTGGTTCTGCATCAGGATTATTTTTCAATAACGATTCTCTTTACGTAATTGGCGACAACAGCGGATTTTTATACGAATACAATATTCAGAACAAGCAGCTAAACCAGCATGCTTTAATAGACAATGCATCACAAAACATCCCAAAAAACCTAAAACCGGATTTCGAATCCCTGACACATCACAACGACACCCTCTATGTTTTTGGTTCGGGTTCAACCGAAAAACGAAACAAAATGATCGAATTTGATCTTAAGTCAAAAACCGTTTTACAAAAAAATAATTTAACCGATTTATATGCGGTAATGCAGAATTTCAGTTCTATAAAACCGGAAGATTTTAATTTGGAAGGTGCTATTTTCGATGGCGAAAACTGGTATCTGTTTAATCGCGGAAACGGCGTTTCGAACAAAAACACCATTTTTACCCTTCATGCCAAAAGTCTCGGCGATGAATTTGCCCTGATTTCTGTCAATTATAAATTACCCAAAATTAAAGGTGTTCGTTCCAGTTTTACCGATGCCGTTTTGGTAGAAGATAAAATCTATTTTCTTTCAACTGCCGAAGATACCAAATCGACTTACGACGACGGCGAAATATTAGGAAGTTTCATTGGTCGAATCGATTTGAAAACCATGAAAATAGATTTCACTCAAAAAATTACTTCAACCAATAAATTTGAAGGCCTTACTTTCTATAAAAAAGAAAATAACAAAATCGAGTTTTTACTTTGCGAAGATAATGACACTGAAGTTCTGGAAACTAAGATTTATAAATTGACATTGCCTCTTAAGTAA